The proteins below come from a single Malus sylvestris chromosome 3, drMalSylv7.2, whole genome shotgun sequence genomic window:
- the LOC126615484 gene encoding mitochondrial Rho GTPase 2-like isoform X2 — translation MSALMYTGQRTGVRVVVAGDRGTGKSTLIAAVATDAFDPNVPPVLPPTRLAADMFPDFVPLTIIDTSSSLENCSKRNEELKRADVVVITYACDQPMTLTRLTTYWLLELRHLEVKVPVILVGCKLDLRNPQEQMSMEQVMSPIMHQFREIQTCIECSASAQVQVPEVFYYASKAVLHPTAPLFDQETQGLQPRCIRALKRIFTLCDRDMDGALNDEELNDFQVKCFNAPLQPEEIVRVKRVVHERKPEGVNDIGLTPEGFYYLHTLFIERERIETTWSVLRKFGYDDDLKLREDILVLPSKRSPDQSMELTNEAVEHLKGIFRINDHDNDGALQPRELDNLFSTAPENPWSEAPYKDAAERTASGNLPLNAFLSEWALMTLLNPKQSLANLIYVGYNGSPASAIHVTRRRSVDRKRQKTERNVFSCFVFGPKNAGKSTLLNSFIGRPFPKSETIPTGERYAVNVVNQIGGNKTLVLREIPEDKVKTYLSDKTFLTACDVAVFVHDSSSEHSWKRSRELLVDVAKQVEQSCYGVPCLLIAAKDDLGAYPMAVRDSLVISHELGIGAPVRVSMKLSTMNDVFYKIVNAAEHPHLSIPETEAMRNRKKYLQLVNRSLMCVSGGAAAAVVGLAAYRVYAARRNASG, via the exons CGTCGTCGCTGGCGACCGCGGCACCGGCAAGTCGACCTTGATTGCCGCCGTGGCCACCGACGCGTTCGACCCCAACGTCCCTCCCGTGCTTCCCCCAACGCGTCTCGCCGCCGATATGTTTCCAGATTTCGTTCCACTCACCATCATCGACACCTCTTCCAG CTTGGAGAATTGCAGTAAGAGGAACGAAGAACTGAAGCGAGCGGATGTGGTGGTGATAACGTACGCCTGTGATCAGCCGATGACGCTCACTCGTCTCACTACTTACTGGCTGCTCGAGCTTCGCCACTTGGAG GTGAAGGTGCCGGTAATTCTGGTTGGATGCAAGTTAGATTTGCGAAATCCGCAGGAGCAGATGAGCATGGAGCAGGTGATGTCACCAATCATGCATCAATTTAGGGAAATTCAGACTTGCATTGAGTGTTCCGCATCCGCTCAAGTTCAG GTTCCCGAAGTGTTTTATTATGCTTCGAAGGCAGTCCTTCATCCAACAGCTCCGTTGTTTGATCAAGAAACGCAAGGTCTGCAACCCCGATGTATTAGAGCTTTGAAAAGGATTTTTACTCTTTGTGATCGTGACATGGACGGTGCCCTTAATGATGAGGAGCTGAATGATTtccag GTTAAGTGTTTTAATGCTCCGCTACAGCCTGAGGAAATTGTGCGAGTTAAAAGGGTTGTACATGAGAGGAAACCAGAAGGTGTCAATGATATTGGTCTTACCCCCGAGGGGTTCTATTATCTTCATACTCTTTTCATTGAGAGAGAACGTATTGAGACAACTTGGTCTGTCCTCAGAAAATTTGGATATGATGATGATCTAAAACTCAGAGAAGACATTCTCGTACTTCCATCCAAGCGTTCTCCAGATCAG AGCATGGAGCTGACGAACGAGGCTGTTGAGCACCTGAAGGGGATTTTTCGTATAAATGATCATGATAAT GATGGAGCCCTTCAACCAcgtgagcttgataacctgttTTCTACTGCTCCAGAAAA TCCTTGGAGTGAAGCTCCTTATAAGGATGCTGCTGAGAGAACGGCATCTGGGAATTTACCTCTTAATGCATTTTTGTCTGAG TGGGCCCTCATGACACTGTTAAATCCAAAGCAAAGTTTGGCGAATTTGATATATGTTGGATACAATGGCAGTCCTGCTTCAGCTATCCATGTTACTAGAAGAAGATCAGTAGATCGTAAAAGGCAAAAAACGGAAAGAAATGTTTTCAGCTGCTTCGTTTTTGGTCCTAAAAATGCAGGAAAATCCACTCTTTTAAATTCATTCATAGGAAG GCCTTTCCCAAAGAGCGAGACTATACCTACTGGTGAGCGTTATGCAGTGAATGTCGTTAACCAGATTGGG GGGAATAAGACTCTTGTACTGAGAGAGATACCAGAAGACAAAGTGAAAACATATTTGTCCGATAAGACCTTTTTGACAGCCTGTGATGTTGCTGTATTTGTCCATGACAG TTCAAGCGAACATTCATGGAAGAGATCAAGAGAACTCCTTGTGGATGTTGCTAAGCAAGTAGAACAAAGTTGCTATGGAGTACCTTGCCTCCTTATTGCTGCAAAGGATGATCTCGGTGCATATCCAATGGCAGTACGAGATTCACTCGTG ATAAGTCACGAATTGGGCATTGGGGCACCTGTTCGTGTGAGCATGAAGTTGAGCACTATGAATGATGTGTTTTATAAAATCGTAAATGCAGCTGAGCACCCTCACTTGAGCATTCCTGAAACTGAGGCTATGAGGAACCGCAAGAAGTATCTCCAACTTGTTAATCGATCTCTTATGTGTGTTTCAG GTGGGGCGGCTGCTGCTGTTGTCGGACTGGCAGCTTATCGTGTCTATGCAGCAAGGAGAAACGCTTCTGGTTAG
- the LOC126615484 gene encoding mitochondrial Rho GTPase 2-like isoform X1 produces the protein MSALMYTGQRTGVRVVVAGDRGTGKSTLIAAVATDAFDPNVPPVLPPTRLAADMFPDFVPLTIIDTSSSLENCSKRNEELKRADVVVITYACDQPMTLTRLTTYWLLELRHLEVKVPVILVGCKLDLRNPQEQMSMEQVMSPIMHQFREIQTCIECSASAQVQVPEVFYYASKAVLHPTAPLFDQETQGLQPRCIRALKRIFTLCDRDMDGALNDEELNDFQVKCFNAPLQPEEIVRVKRVVHERKPEGVNDIGLTPEGFYYLHTLFIERERIETTWSVLRKFGYDDDLKLREDILVLPSKRSPDQSMELTNEAVEHLKGIFRINDHDNDGALQPRELDNLFSTAPENPWSEAPYKDAAERTASGNLPLNAFLSEWALMTLLNPKQSLANLIYVGYNGSPASAIHVTRRRSVDRKRQKTERNVFSCFVFGPKNAGKSTLLNSFIGRPFPKSETIPTGERYAVNVVNQIGGNKTLVLREIPEDKVKTYLSDKTFLTACDVAVFVHDSSSEHSWKRSRELLVDVAKQVEQSCYGVPCLLIAAKDDLGAYPMAVRDSLVISHELGIGAPVRVSMKLSTMNDVFYKIVNAAEHPHLSIPETEAMRNRKKYLQLVNRSLMCVSDVLYQITGGAAAAVVGLAAYRVYAARRNASG, from the exons CGTCGTCGCTGGCGACCGCGGCACCGGCAAGTCGACCTTGATTGCCGCCGTGGCCACCGACGCGTTCGACCCCAACGTCCCTCCCGTGCTTCCCCCAACGCGTCTCGCCGCCGATATGTTTCCAGATTTCGTTCCACTCACCATCATCGACACCTCTTCCAG CTTGGAGAATTGCAGTAAGAGGAACGAAGAACTGAAGCGAGCGGATGTGGTGGTGATAACGTACGCCTGTGATCAGCCGATGACGCTCACTCGTCTCACTACTTACTGGCTGCTCGAGCTTCGCCACTTGGAG GTGAAGGTGCCGGTAATTCTGGTTGGATGCAAGTTAGATTTGCGAAATCCGCAGGAGCAGATGAGCATGGAGCAGGTGATGTCACCAATCATGCATCAATTTAGGGAAATTCAGACTTGCATTGAGTGTTCCGCATCCGCTCAAGTTCAG GTTCCCGAAGTGTTTTATTATGCTTCGAAGGCAGTCCTTCATCCAACAGCTCCGTTGTTTGATCAAGAAACGCAAGGTCTGCAACCCCGATGTATTAGAGCTTTGAAAAGGATTTTTACTCTTTGTGATCGTGACATGGACGGTGCCCTTAATGATGAGGAGCTGAATGATTtccag GTTAAGTGTTTTAATGCTCCGCTACAGCCTGAGGAAATTGTGCGAGTTAAAAGGGTTGTACATGAGAGGAAACCAGAAGGTGTCAATGATATTGGTCTTACCCCCGAGGGGTTCTATTATCTTCATACTCTTTTCATTGAGAGAGAACGTATTGAGACAACTTGGTCTGTCCTCAGAAAATTTGGATATGATGATGATCTAAAACTCAGAGAAGACATTCTCGTACTTCCATCCAAGCGTTCTCCAGATCAG AGCATGGAGCTGACGAACGAGGCTGTTGAGCACCTGAAGGGGATTTTTCGTATAAATGATCATGATAAT GATGGAGCCCTTCAACCAcgtgagcttgataacctgttTTCTACTGCTCCAGAAAA TCCTTGGAGTGAAGCTCCTTATAAGGATGCTGCTGAGAGAACGGCATCTGGGAATTTACCTCTTAATGCATTTTTGTCTGAG TGGGCCCTCATGACACTGTTAAATCCAAAGCAAAGTTTGGCGAATTTGATATATGTTGGATACAATGGCAGTCCTGCTTCAGCTATCCATGTTACTAGAAGAAGATCAGTAGATCGTAAAAGGCAAAAAACGGAAAGAAATGTTTTCAGCTGCTTCGTTTTTGGTCCTAAAAATGCAGGAAAATCCACTCTTTTAAATTCATTCATAGGAAG GCCTTTCCCAAAGAGCGAGACTATACCTACTGGTGAGCGTTATGCAGTGAATGTCGTTAACCAGATTGGG GGGAATAAGACTCTTGTACTGAGAGAGATACCAGAAGACAAAGTGAAAACATATTTGTCCGATAAGACCTTTTTGACAGCCTGTGATGTTGCTGTATTTGTCCATGACAG TTCAAGCGAACATTCATGGAAGAGATCAAGAGAACTCCTTGTGGATGTTGCTAAGCAAGTAGAACAAAGTTGCTATGGAGTACCTTGCCTCCTTATTGCTGCAAAGGATGATCTCGGTGCATATCCAATGGCAGTACGAGATTCACTCGTG ATAAGTCACGAATTGGGCATTGGGGCACCTGTTCGTGTGAGCATGAAGTTGAGCACTATGAATGATGTGTTTTATAAAATCGTAAATGCAGCTGAGCACCCTCACTTGAGCATTCCTGAAACTGAGGCTATGAGGAACCGCAAGAAGTATCTCCAACTTGTTAATCGATCTCTTATGTGTGTTTCAG ATGTACTGTATCAAATTACAGGTGGGGCGGCTGCTGCTGTTGTCGGACTGGCAGCTTATCGTGTCTATGCAGCAAGGAGAAACGCTTCTGGTTAG